The Pseudomonas solani genome segment CTGGCCAGCCTGTTCGGCGCCCTCGCCCTGCGCCTGGTGGTGATGCAGCGGCCGGCTTGATGCGAGGCGCTTCGCGAGCAGAGCTCGCTCCTACGGGCGGTGCCCGGGGGCGACTCGTCTATGGGCTCGCAACCCCATGGGTTTCGCTCCGCTCTACCCATCCTACGGGTGTGCATACGCGCCTTCGTGGGCGGGCCGAGCGGCGTTCCGCGAGCCCCGCGAAACCCATCAATGCAAAAAGCCCCGCCGGTCCTGCGACCGTCGGGGCTGGGGTGACGCCGTGGCTTATGCGACGACCGGGATCGCCGGGTCGGCGGCGGCCAGGGCTTCGGCGCGGTTGGCGGCCGGCGGGTAGATCCACACGCTGTTGATCTGGGTCTTCAGCTGCTTGCCCTCCTCACGCACCAGCTTGACCTGGCGGTCCCAGCCTTCGGTGAACACCGCGCCCCAGGCGCCCAGGTCCAGGCAGGTGACGTACTTGGGCTGGCTGTAGGGGATCGGCTCGACGCCGAGCAGGTTGGCAGCGACGTTGTTGCCGGCAGAGCGGCCCAGGGCGATGGCGTGCTGGCAGGACATCAGGGCGAAGTTGCCCAGGTCGTCGGAGGCGGCGTAGGCGACGTCACCGGTGGCGAAGACGTCGTCCTGGCCGATCACCTTGAGGTTGCGGTCCACGTGCAGGCGGCCCTGAGCGTCACGCTCGGCGGGGATCTGTTCGGTCAGCGAGCTGGCACGCACGCCCACGGTCCAGACCACGGTGCTGGCCTCGATGCGACGGCCGTCGGCGAGGGTCACGCCGCCTTCGTCCACCGAGGCGACGCTGGCGTCCAGGCACCATTCGATGCCCAGCTCTTCCGAGGCTTCGACGATCTGCGCACGCGGGCCGTCGCCCAGGGCGGCGCCGATGCGCGCGCCACGGTCGACCACCACCACCCTCACCTCAGCGTCGGCGCCCAGCGCTTCACGCAGGCGGGCCGGCATCTCGGCGGCGGTTTCGATGCCGGTGAAGCCGCCACCGGCGACCACCACCGTGTTGCGCGCCTTGGAGGCCGGCAGCGCGCCCAGCGAGCGGATGTGCTCTTCCAGGCGCACGGCCTCTTCGATCTGGTCGACGTCGAAGGCGTGCTCGACGCCCGCCATCTTCGGTCGCACCACGCTGCTGCCGGTGGCCAGTACCAGGCGGTCGTAGGCCAGCTCGGCCGGAGCGCCCTGCTCGTCGCGGTAGGCCACGCGCTTGCCTGCCACATCGATGCGGTCCACCAGGCCCTTGACGAAGTTCACGCCGACGGCGGCGAACAGCTCGCCCAGCGGCGCCTTCATGCGGTGCACGCCGGCTTCGTAGAAACGCGGACGCACGCGCAGTTCGGCCTGGGGCGCGAGGACACTGACCTCGACATCGGTGCGGCCATGGATGTCCAGCAGGCGCGTGGCACTGAGGGCGCTCCACATGCCACCGAAGCCAGCGCCGACGATCAGGATGCGTTGTTTCATGTTCGTATCTCCAAAGAGGTAAGGGTCGTATTCGGTTCGAATAGGGACGGGGCTACGAGTGGCGCCAACTGCATGTCCGGGTACTGCTGTTCGTG includes the following:
- a CDS encoding NAD(P)/FAD-dependent oxidoreductase, with protein sequence MKQRILIVGAGFGGMWSALSATRLLDIHGRTDVEVSVLAPQAELRVRPRFYEAGVHRMKAPLGELFAAVGVNFVKGLVDRIDVAGKRVAYRDEQGAPAELAYDRLVLATGSSVVRPKMAGVEHAFDVDQIEEAVRLEEHIRSLGALPASKARNTVVVAGGGFTGIETAAEMPARLREALGADAEVRVVVVDRGARIGAALGDGPRAQIVEASEELGIEWCLDASVASVDEGGVTLADGRRIEASTVVWTVGVRASSLTEQIPAERDAQGRLHVDRNLKVIGQDDVFATGDVAYAASDDLGNFALMSCQHAIALGRSAGNNVAANLLGVEPIPYSQPKYVTCLDLGAWGAVFTEGWDRQVKLVREEGKQLKTQINSVWIYPPAANRAEALAAADPAIPVVA